The proteins below are encoded in one region of Pseudomonas entomophila L48:
- a CDS encoding NfeD family protein, with protein sequence MIAHGWRVLLLSLLLGLAPSGQAAPGTDAWLLSVDDAIGPASADYLLRGLEQAQGQGAQLVVIRLDTPGGLDSAMRQIIKAILASPVPVVTFVAPGGARAASAGTYILYASHVAAMAPGTNLGAATPVQIGAPGMGDKPPANKEDDTLARKQVNDAAAYIRGLAELRGRNADWAEKAVREAVSLSASEALRLKVIDLVASDLPELLRQLDGRTLQVAGQPVQLRTANAAVVEHLPDWRTRLLAVITNPSVALILIMIGVYGLLFEFMNPGTGAGGVVGGICLLLALYALQLLPVSHAGVALILLGIAFMVAEAFLPSFGVIGFGGIIAFVVGALILLDTDAPGFGIPLALIISLAVVSALLLGGVLGMALRARRRALVSGDAGLVGSLVTVTVVHQDNPFLGSVQAQGEQWQAQCATPLQPGQHVRILARNGLTLEVSATAPTAQGE encoded by the coding sequence GTGATCGCTCACGGCTGGCGCGTGTTGCTGCTGTCGCTGTTGCTTGGTCTTGCCCCGAGCGGCCAGGCCGCGCCGGGCACCGATGCCTGGCTGCTGAGCGTCGACGACGCCATCGGCCCGGCCAGCGCCGATTATCTGCTGCGCGGCCTGGAGCAGGCGCAGGGACAAGGCGCGCAACTGGTGGTGATCCGCCTGGACACTCCCGGTGGGCTGGACAGCGCCATGCGCCAGATCATCAAGGCCATCCTCGCCAGCCCCGTGCCAGTGGTCACCTTCGTCGCTCCCGGCGGCGCCCGGGCAGCCAGCGCCGGTACCTACATCCTCTATGCCAGCCATGTAGCGGCGATGGCGCCTGGTACCAACCTGGGCGCGGCGACACCGGTGCAGATCGGCGCGCCTGGCATGGGCGACAAACCGCCCGCCAACAAGGAGGACGACACCCTCGCTCGCAAGCAGGTCAACGATGCCGCCGCCTATATCCGCGGCCTGGCTGAGTTGCGCGGGCGCAACGCCGACTGGGCGGAAAAAGCGGTACGCGAAGCCGTGAGTCTCTCGGCCAGCGAAGCCCTGCGCCTGAAGGTGATCGACCTGGTCGCCAGCGACCTGCCTGAACTGCTGCGCCAGCTCGATGGCCGCACCTTGCAGGTCGCCGGCCAGCCCGTGCAACTGCGCACCGCCAACGCTGCAGTGGTGGAGCACCTGCCCGACTGGCGCACACGCCTGCTGGCAGTGATCACCAACCCCAGCGTGGCGCTGATCCTGATCATGATCGGGGTGTACGGCCTGTTGTTCGAGTTCATGAACCCCGGCACCGGCGCGGGAGGCGTGGTTGGTGGCATCTGCCTGCTGCTGGCGTTGTACGCCCTGCAACTGTTGCCGGTCAGCCATGCCGGCGTGGCGTTGATCCTGTTGGGGATCGCTTTCATGGTTGCCGAAGCGTTCCTGCCCAGCTTCGGCGTGATCGGCTTCGGCGGCATCATCGCCTTCGTGGTTGGCGCACTGATCCTGCTGGACACCGATGCTCCCGGCTTCGGCATTCCCTTGGCGCTGATCATCAGCCTCGCCGTGGTCTCGGCACTGTTGCTCGGCGGCGTGCTGGGCATGGCGCTCAGGGCACGCCGGCGGGCGCTGGTCAGCGGTGACGCCGGGCTGGTGGGCAGCCTGGTCACCGTGACCGTGGTACACCAGGACAACCCGTTCCTCGGCTCGGTACAGGCCCAGGGCGAACAGTGGCAGGCGCAGTGCGCGACCCCCTTGCAACCCGGCCAGCACGTCAGGATCTTGGCCCGTAACGGCCTGACGCTCGAAGTCAGCGCCACCGCGCCCACGGCGCAAGGAGAGTGA
- a CDS encoding DUF2789 domain-containing protein has translation MEAPIHKFSELFKQLGLPDDPLGIDQFITSHSPLKGDVKLVDAPFWNDAQRGFLKQSIEEDADWAELFDQLNEALRRPRK, from the coding sequence ATGGAAGCGCCGATCCACAAGTTTTCCGAACTGTTCAAGCAATTGGGGCTGCCGGACGATCCGCTGGGCATCGACCAGTTCATTACCAGCCATTCCCCGCTCAAGGGGGATGTGAAGCTGGTGGATGCGCCCTTCTGGAACGATGCCCAGCGGGGGTTTCTCAAGCAAAGCATCGAGGAAGATGCCGATTGGGCGGAGCTGTTCGATCAGCTCAATGAAGCCTTGCGTCGTCCACGAAAATAA
- a CDS encoding mechanosensitive ion channel family protein produces the protein MEELRSLLPGQWMDTFWLGLQILLILIAAFILQRMVARGLRSLGERYPLPHELMVPVRGALRWLIMGSALLFVLERMGVSATVLWTALSGFVAVAAVAFFAIWSVLSNLLCAVLIFTVGPFRIGDVVELVDTLDKPGVKGRVIAINLLYTTLMETPEAGGALVQVPNSQFFQKAVRRWRGAEVPVPVKDPAIEAD, from the coding sequence ATGGAGGAACTGCGTTCGCTGCTGCCAGGGCAATGGATGGACACGTTCTGGCTGGGGCTGCAGATCCTGCTGATCCTGATCGCCGCGTTCATCCTGCAGCGCATGGTCGCCCGTGGGTTGAGGAGCCTGGGCGAGCGTTATCCGCTGCCGCACGAATTGATGGTGCCGGTGCGCGGTGCCTTGCGCTGGCTGATCATGGGCAGCGCGCTGCTGTTCGTGCTGGAGCGCATGGGGGTGTCGGCCACGGTATTGTGGACGGCGCTCTCTGGCTTCGTTGCGGTGGCGGCGGTGGCCTTCTTCGCCATCTGGAGCGTGCTGTCCAACCTGCTGTGCGCGGTGCTGATCTTCACCGTGGGGCCGTTTCGCATCGGCGATGTGGTCGAGCTGGTCGATACCCTGGACAAGCCGGGGGTGAAAGGCCGGGTGATCGCCATCAACCTGCTGTACACCACGCTGATGGAGACGCCCGAGGCGGGTGGGGCGCTGGTGCAGGTGCCGAACAGCCAGTTCTTCCAGAAGGCGGTGCGGCGTTGGCGGGGGGCTGAAGTGCCTGTGCCTGTCAAAGACCCGGCCATCGAGGCTGATTGA
- a CDS encoding dipeptidase: MPFSKLSAASVMLASLAMFSIPAHANLSQQQSAAIIKAYDGSNPADFKQFLGKLASSDLAKADKLDDTLKLYLAGKPLSAEQQDEVNRLLGLYTRIKYGEAAKQTLRELVEIPTVRKEGVPQHENPEFLKIADKIKALAEGFGLQFRNVDNRVYEISLGEGKEVIGIHAHADVVPVTPENWKLKDGTKLDPFKVTLVGDRMYGRGTEDDKNGIVVALYALKVAKDEKLPLARQFKLLVDTTEETTGDAIPYYFARNATPDYNLALDGGYPVVIAEKGYGTVMATFTKRAGTGQGAEVVKLTGGLATNQIPGSSVATLIADKPADVAKALEKAGAEYVKQHNGDFSIDAKADGQQVLLTVTGVSAHSSEPESGVNPVARMLDFLNGVQKQVPLKHNHITDAARYAADNWGLDYLGNKLGVGFKDDFMGPLTTSLTFVGLDDKALKLAVNLRIPKGKSLETLKSEISDKLGDWARTSHTSVAFDYTLDEPMYRNPEGEWVKALLAVASENLGMKHAFGTSAGATSVHDLPNGVQFGLAMPDVKYTGHNDNEFKTVEQFMLDLQIVSEMVARIGQMPKL; encoded by the coding sequence ATGCCATTTTCCAAGCTTTCCGCCGCTTCCGTGATGCTGGCCAGCCTGGCGATGTTCTCGATTCCGGCCCACGCCAACCTCTCCCAGCAACAGTCCGCCGCCATCATCAAGGCCTACGACGGCAGCAACCCGGCCGACTTCAAGCAGTTCCTCGGCAAACTCGCCAGCAGCGACCTGGCCAAGGCCGACAAGCTCGATGACACCCTCAAGCTGTACCTGGCCGGCAAGCCGCTGAGCGCCGAGCAGCAGGACGAGGTCAACCGCCTGCTGGGCCTGTACACCCGGATCAAGTACGGCGAGGCCGCCAAGCAGACCCTGCGCGAACTGGTGGAGATCCCGACGGTGCGCAAAGAGGGCGTGCCGCAGCACGAGAACCCGGAATTCCTCAAGATCGCCGACAAGATCAAGGCCCTGGCCGAAGGCTTCGGCCTGCAGTTCCGCAATGTCGACAACCGTGTTTACGAGATCTCCCTCGGCGAAGGCAAGGAAGTGATCGGCATCCACGCCCACGCCGACGTGGTGCCGGTGACCCCGGAAAACTGGAAACTCAAGGACGGCACCAAACTCGATCCGTTCAAGGTCACCCTGGTGGGTGACCGCATGTACGGCCGTGGCACCGAGGACGACAAGAACGGCATCGTCGTCGCGCTCTACGCGTTGAAAGTGGCCAAGGACGAAAAACTGCCCCTGGCCCGCCAGTTCAAGCTGCTGGTGGACACCACCGAGGAAACCACCGGCGACGCGATCCCCTATTATTTCGCACGCAACGCCACCCCCGACTACAACCTGGCGCTGGACGGCGGCTACCCGGTGGTGATCGCCGAGAAAGGCTACGGCACCGTCATGGCGACCTTCACCAAACGCGCCGGTACCGGCCAAGGCGCCGAAGTGGTGAAGCTGACCGGTGGCCTGGCCACCAACCAGATCCCCGGCAGCTCGGTGGCAACGCTGATCGCTGACAAACCAGCTGACGTGGCCAAGGCCCTGGAGAAAGCTGGTGCCGAGTACGTCAAGCAACACAACGGCGACTTCAGCATCGACGCCAAGGCTGATGGCCAGCAGGTGCTGCTGACCGTGACCGGCGTGTCGGCGCACTCCTCCGAGCCTGAGTCCGGGGTCAACCCGGTGGCGCGCATGCTCGACTTCCTCAACGGTGTGCAGAAGCAAGTGCCGCTCAAGCACAACCACATCACCGACGCCGCCCGCTACGCCGCTGATAACTGGGGCCTGGACTACCTGGGCAACAAGCTCGGTGTGGGCTTCAAGGATGACTTCATGGGCCCGCTGACCACCTCGCTGACCTTCGTCGGCCTGGATGACAAAGCGCTGAAGCTGGCGGTGAACCTGCGTATTCCCAAAGGCAAGTCGCTCGAGACGCTCAAGTCCGAGATCTCCGACAAGCTCGGTGACTGGGCGCGTACCAGCCACACTTCGGTGGCCTTCGACTACACCCTCGACGAGCCGATGTATCGCAACCCCGAGGGCGAGTGGGTCAAGGCCCTGCTGGCCGTGGCCAGCGAGAACCTGGGCATGAAGCACGCGTTCGGTACCTCCGCCGGTGCCACCTCGGTGCACGACCTGCCCAACGGCGTGCAGTTCGGCCTGGCCATGCCGGACGTGAAGTACACCGGGCACAACGACAACGAGTTCAAGACCGTGGAGCAGTTCATGCTCGACCTGCAGATCGTCAGCGAGATGGTGGCGCGGATCGGTCAGATGCCGAAGCTCTGA
- a CDS encoding slipin family protein, producing MFMQFGFGTLLVLLALLLLSALRILREYERGVVFQLGRFWQVKGPGLIILIPGIQQMVRVDLRTVVLDVPPQDVITRDNVSVKVNAVVYFRVLDPQKAIIQVEDFLSATSQLAQTTLRAVLGKHELDELLAEREQLNADIRAVLDAQTDAWGIKVANVEIKHVDLNESMVRAIARQAEAERERRAKVIHAEGELQASEKLMQAAQMLGKEPGAMQLRYMQTLGAIAGDKSSTIVFPLPVDLLKGLVDKQR from the coding sequence ATGTTCATGCAGTTCGGTTTCGGCACCCTGCTGGTGCTGCTGGCCCTGTTGCTGCTGTCGGCCTTGCGTATCCTGCGCGAGTACGAGCGCGGGGTGGTGTTCCAGCTCGGGCGCTTCTGGCAGGTCAAGGGGCCGGGGTTGATCATCCTGATCCCGGGGATCCAGCAGATGGTGCGGGTCGACTTGCGCACGGTGGTGCTCGACGTGCCGCCCCAGGACGTGATCACCCGCGACAACGTGTCAGTGAAGGTCAACGCCGTGGTGTACTTCCGCGTGCTCGACCCGCAGAAGGCGATCATCCAGGTCGAGGATTTTCTCAGCGCCACCAGCCAGCTGGCCCAGACCACCTTGCGCGCGGTGCTCGGCAAGCACGAACTCGACGAACTGCTGGCCGAGCGCGAGCAGCTCAATGCCGACATCCGCGCCGTGCTCGACGCGCAGACCGACGCTTGGGGCATCAAGGTGGCCAATGTCGAGATCAAGCATGTCGACCTCAACGAGTCGATGGTCCGCGCCATCGCCCGCCAGGCCGAGGCCGAGCGCGAGCGGCGGGCCAAGGTGATCCATGCCGAGGGCGAGTTGCAAGCGTCGGAGAAACTGATGCAGGCAGCACAGATGCTGGGCAAGGAGCCTGGGGCGATGCAGTTGCGCTACATGCAGACGTTGGGGGCGATTGCCGGGGACAAGAGCTCGACCATCGTCTTTCCGTTGCCGGTGGACCTGCTCAAGGGTTTGGTCGACAAACAACGTTGA
- a CDS encoding aminoacyl-tRNA deacylase, producing the protein MRMAKTLQQRLDQANCDYDIVPHPHSATSLESARTAGVPAERVAKSVMLDDRHGNYIMAVLPANRHLDMTEVRMTGAWQLTRESALPSLFGDCERGAIPALGDAYNIPMLLDRTLTRQGDVYLEAGDHDHLIHMSMEQYLKLVPHAQVRELS; encoded by the coding sequence ATGCGAATGGCCAAGACCCTTCAGCAGCGCCTGGACCAGGCCAACTGCGACTACGACATCGTTCCCCATCCACATTCGGCCACCAGCCTGGAGTCGGCGCGCACGGCCGGCGTGCCCGCCGAGCGGGTCGCCAAGTCGGTGATGCTCGACGACCGCCATGGCAACTACATCATGGCCGTGCTGCCGGCCAACCGGCACCTGGACATGACCGAGGTGCGCATGACCGGCGCCTGGCAGCTGACCCGCGAGAGTGCGTTGCCCAGCCTGTTCGGTGACTGCGAACGTGGCGCGATCCCGGCGCTCGGCGACGCCTACAACATCCCGATGCTGCTCGACCGCACACTGACCCGCCAGGGTGATGTCTACCTCGAGGCGGGTGACCACGATCACCTGATCCACATGAGCATGGAGCAATACTTGAAACTGGTGCCGCACGCCCAAGTGCGCGAATTGAGCTGA
- a CDS encoding fumarate reductase/succinate dehydrogenase flavoprotein subunit, whose protein sequence is MSIQTQDYDIVVIGGGTAGPMAAIKAKEQDKQLRVLVLEKANVKRSGAISMGMDGLNNAIVPGHATPEQYTKEITVANDGIVNQATVHAYATNSFETIGQLDRWGVKFEKDETGDYAVKKVHHMGAYVLPMPEGHDIKKVLYRQLKRARVEISNRMVCTRVLLDGEGAAAGVLGFDCRTGEFRVIRAKAVILACGAAGRLGLPASGYLMGTYENPTNAGDGYVMAYHAGAELANLECFQINPLIKDYNGPACAYVTGPLGGYTANSKGERFIECDYWSGQMMWEFHQELEGGNGPVFLKLDHLAEETIQNIEEILHGNERPSRGQFHAGRGTDYRQHMVEMHISEIGFCSGHSASGVWVNEKAETSVKGLYAAGDMAAVPHNYMLGAFTYGWFAGVNAAQYVAGRDFAEVDTGQVEREQARVFAPLHREHGLPPAQVEYKLRRMVNDYLQPPKVTKKMQIGLTRFAEIGRDLAQMKANNPHELMRAMEVAVIRDCAEMAARASLFREESRWGLYHHRVDFPERNDGEWFCHCHLKKGEDGEMISFKKPVEPYLIPLDAQEQSAYDRLRVRPDAAQVPAAGMKI, encoded by the coding sequence ATGAGCATTCAAACCCAGGACTACGACATCGTCGTCATCGGTGGCGGAACCGCCGGGCCCATGGCGGCGATCAAGGCCAAGGAGCAGGACAAGCAACTGCGTGTGCTGGTGCTGGAGAAGGCCAACGTCAAGCGCAGCGGCGCCATCAGCATGGGCATGGATGGCCTGAACAACGCCATCGTGCCCGGCCACGCGACGCCCGAGCAGTACACCAAGGAAATCACCGTCGCCAATGACGGCATCGTCAACCAGGCCACGGTGCATGCCTATGCCACCAATAGTTTCGAGACCATCGGGCAACTCGATCGCTGGGGCGTGAAGTTCGAGAAGGACGAGACCGGCGATTATGCGGTGAAGAAAGTGCACCACATGGGTGCCTACGTACTGCCGATGCCCGAAGGCCACGACATCAAGAAGGTGCTCTACCGGCAGCTCAAGCGCGCCCGGGTCGAGATCAGCAACCGCATGGTCTGCACCCGTGTGCTGCTCGACGGCGAAGGCGCTGCGGCCGGCGTGCTCGGCTTCGACTGCCGTACCGGCGAGTTCCGGGTGATCCGCGCCAAGGCGGTGATCCTCGCCTGCGGCGCGGCCGGGCGCCTTGGCCTGCCGGCATCAGGTTACCTGATGGGCACCTACGAGAACCCCACCAACGCGGGTGACGGTTATGTCATGGCCTACCACGCCGGCGCCGAGCTGGCGAACCTGGAGTGCTTCCAGATCAACCCGCTGATCAAGGACTACAACGGCCCGGCCTGCGCCTACGTCACCGGCCCGCTCGGTGGCTATACCGCCAACAGCAAGGGCGAGCGCTTCATCGAGTGCGACTACTGGAGCGGGCAGATGATGTGGGAGTTCCACCAGGAACTGGAAGGCGGCAATGGCCCGGTGTTCCTCAAGCTCGACCACTTGGCCGAGGAAACTATCCAGAACATCGAAGAGATCCTGCACGGCAACGAGCGCCCCAGCCGTGGTCAGTTCCACGCCGGGCGCGGCACCGACTACCGCCAGCACATGGTGGAGATGCACATCTCGGAGATCGGCTTCTGTTCCGGGCATTCGGCCTCGGGGGTGTGGGTCAACGAGAAGGCCGAGACCAGCGTGAAGGGTTTGTACGCCGCAGGCGACATGGCGGCGGTACCGCACAACTACATGCTCGGCGCCTTCACCTATGGCTGGTTCGCCGGGGTGAATGCGGCGCAGTACGTGGCCGGGCGCGATTTCGCCGAAGTCGATACCGGGCAGGTCGAGCGCGAGCAGGCACGGGTGTTCGCGCCGCTGCACCGTGAGCACGGGCTGCCACCGGCCCAGGTCGAGTACAAGCTGCGGCGCATGGTCAACGACTACCTGCAACCGCCGAAGGTGACGAAGAAGATGCAGATCGGCCTGACGCGCTTCGCCGAGATCGGGCGTGACCTGGCGCAGATGAAAGCCAACAACCCTCACGAACTGATGCGGGCGATGGAGGTCGCGGTGATCCGCGATTGCGCCGAGATGGCGGCGCGGGCGTCGCTGTTCCGTGAAGAGAGCCGTTGGGGGCTTTATCACCACCGGGTCGATTTCCCTGAGCGCAACGATGGCGAATGGTTCTGCCATTGCCACCTGAAGAAAGGCGAGGACGGCGAGATGATCAGCTTCAAGAAGCCGGTCGAGCCGTACCTGATCCCGTTGGATGCCCAGGAGCAGAGCGCCTACGACCGTCTGCGGGTGAGGCCCGACGCCGCCCAGGTGCCAGCAGCGGGTATGAAAATCTGA
- a CDS encoding 4Fe-4S dicluster domain-containing protein: MAYQPQDIFFRSSAPVTIDEDKCIAEKGCTVCVEVCPMDLLAINPATQKAYMAFDECWYCMPCEKDCPTGAVKVDIPYLLR, encoded by the coding sequence ATGGCTTACCAACCCCAGGACATCTTCTTTCGCAGCAGTGCCCCGGTCACCATCGACGAAGACAAGTGCATCGCCGAAAAAGGCTGCACGGTCTGCGTCGAGGTCTGCCCCATGGACCTGCTGGCGATCAACCCGGCCACCCAGAAGGCCTACATGGCCTTCGACGAATGCTGGTACTGCATGCCCTGCGAAAAGGATTGCCCGACCGGTGCGGTGAAGGTCGACATTCCCTACCTGCTGCGCTGA
- a CDS encoding LysE family transporter, producing the protein MSMETWLAFFAACWVISLSPGAGAIASMSSGLQYGFWRGYWNALGLQLGLIVQIAIIAAGVGAILAASATAFQIIKWFGVVYLVYLAYKQWKALPMDMSDESGVRPIGKPLSLVFRGFLVNVSNPKALVFMLAVLPQFINPHEALLPQYVAITVTMISVDMLVMAGYTGLASRVLRLLRTPKQQKRLNRTFAGLFIGAATFLATLRRAPI; encoded by the coding sequence ATGTCGATGGAAACGTGGTTGGCCTTCTTTGCCGCGTGCTGGGTGATCAGCCTGTCGCCGGGCGCCGGGGCGATCGCCTCGATGTCCAGCGGGCTGCAGTATGGCTTCTGGCGTGGCTACTGGAACGCCCTGGGGCTGCAACTGGGCCTGATCGTGCAAATCGCCATCATCGCCGCCGGTGTCGGCGCCATCCTCGCCGCTTCGGCCACCGCCTTCCAGATCATCAAGTGGTTTGGTGTCGTCTACCTGGTCTACCTTGCCTACAAGCAATGGAAGGCCTTGCCGATGGACATGAGCGACGAGTCCGGCGTGCGCCCGATCGGCAAGCCGCTGAGCCTGGTGTTCCGTGGCTTCCTGGTCAACGTCAGCAATCCCAAGGCGTTGGTGTTCATGCTCGCGGTGCTGCCGCAGTTCATCAACCCGCATGAAGCGCTGCTGCCGCAGTACGTGGCGATCACCGTGACCATGATCAGCGTCGACATGCTGGTGATGGCGGGCTACACCGGGCTGGCGTCGCGGGTGCTGCGCCTGTTGCGCACCCCTAAACAGCAGAAGCGCCTGAACCGTACGTTCGCCGGGCTGTTCATCGGCGCGGCGACCTTCCTCGCGACCCTTCGCCGGGCGCCGATCTAA
- a CDS encoding CBS domain-containing protein, translating to MKNVEQILKNKSQPQAVYTIAPDDSVLDALKMLAEKNIGALPVVENDQVVGIVSERDYARKLVLKGRSSPFTTVREIMSSPVVTVDPKQNLEYCMNLMTNRHLRHLPVVENGKLLGLLSIGDLVKETIAEQANLILQLEQYIRGE from the coding sequence ATGAAGAACGTCGAACAGATTCTGAAAAACAAGTCGCAACCTCAGGCCGTCTATACCATCGCGCCTGATGATTCGGTGCTTGATGCCTTGAAAATGCTGGCGGAGAAAAACATCGGCGCCCTGCCGGTGGTGGAGAACGACCAAGTGGTCGGAATCGTCAGCGAACGCGACTACGCTCGCAAGCTGGTGCTCAAGGGCCGCTCTTCACCGTTCACGACCGTCCGCGAAATCATGAGTTCGCCGGTGGTCACCGTGGACCCCAAGCAGAACCTCGAGTACTGCATGAACCTGATGACCAACCGCCACCTGCGTCACCTGCCGGTGGTGGAGAACGGCAAGCTGCTCGGGCTGCTGTCGATCGGCGACCTGGTGAAGGAAACCATCGCCGAGCAGGCCAACCTCATCCTGCAACTGGAGCAGTACATTCGCGGCGAATGA
- a CDS encoding GntR family transcriptional regulator: MAELLPLSPVPLYTQLKELLRERILDGSYPPHSRMPSENELGKAFDVSRITVRQALGDLQKEGLIFKIHGKGTFVAKPKAFQNVSTLQGLGESMTQMGYEVLNRLRSFRHVPASALVAARLQVEEGALVTEIRRVRLINREPVSLELTWLPKSVGEKLEKADLVTRDIFLLLENDCGIALGHADLAIDAVLADSDLTQALGVEEGSPIMRIERLTHAADGTPLDFEHLYYRGDAFQYRLRIDRQRGPKA; the protein is encoded by the coding sequence ATGGCCGAACTGCTCCCCCTCTCTCCCGTACCGCTTTACACCCAGCTCAAGGAACTGCTGCGCGAGCGCATCCTCGATGGCAGCTACCCACCCCACAGCCGCATGCCTTCGGAAAACGAACTGGGCAAGGCCTTCGACGTCAGTCGCATCACCGTGCGCCAGGCGCTGGGCGACCTGCAGAAGGAAGGGCTGATCTTCAAGATCCATGGCAAGGGTACCTTCGTCGCCAAGCCCAAGGCGTTCCAGAACGTCAGCACCCTGCAGGGCCTTGGCGAATCAATGACGCAGATGGGCTATGAGGTGCTCAACCGCCTGCGCAGCTTTCGCCATGTGCCGGCCAGCGCGCTGGTGGCGGCGCGGTTGCAGGTCGAGGAGGGCGCGCTGGTCACCGAAATCCGCCGCGTGCGCCTGATCAACCGCGAGCCGGTGTCGCTGGAACTGACCTGGCTGCCGAAAAGCGTCGGCGAGAAGCTGGAGAAGGCCGACCTGGTCACCCGTGACATCTTCCTGTTGCTGGAGAACGACTGCGGCATCGCCCTGGGGCACGCAGACCTGGCCATCGACGCGGTGCTGGCCGATAGCGACCTCACGCAAGCGCTGGGCGTGGAGGAGGGCTCGCCAATCATGCGCATCGAGCGCCTGACCCATGCCGCCGATGGCACGCCGCTGGACTTCGAGCATCTCTACTACCGTGGCGACGCTTTCCAGTATCGCTTGCGCATCGATCGCCAGAGGGGCCCCAAGGCATGA
- a CDS encoding alpha/beta hydrolase encodes MKANCGTTVALLACLGLHGCATLPSPQQRSQQADALASTVNLTREQVRTDAFLLTSYARINRPDLPLTVYIEGDGLAFRTRSQPSDDPTPVNPVGLALAAADPTTNVLYLARPCQFAQAADNPRCAVAYWTGKRFAEEVVQAMNQAVDHYARQVPGQPLHLVGYSGGGAIAALLAARRGDVASLRTVAGNLDVVEFNRLHRTTPMPASLNPIDQAARLRALPQIHFHGTADRVVPGMIAERFAQAVAGDCTQVRAVPGVGHGGDWAARWPGLLAEPVRCQHGR; translated from the coding sequence GTGAAAGCCAACTGCGGGACCACTGTGGCGCTGCTTGCCTGCCTTGGCCTGCATGGCTGCGCGACCCTGCCCTCGCCGCAGCAGCGCAGCCAACAGGCAGACGCGCTGGCCAGCACCGTGAACTTGACGCGCGAGCAGGTGCGCACCGATGCCTTCCTGCTGACCAGTTACGCGCGCATCAACCGCCCGGACCTGCCGTTGACGGTGTACATCGAAGGCGACGGCCTGGCCTTCCGCACGCGCTCGCAACCCTCGGACGACCCCACCCCCGTCAACCCGGTGGGGTTGGCACTGGCCGCGGCGGATCCGACCACCAACGTCCTCTACCTCGCTCGCCCCTGCCAATTCGCCCAAGCAGCCGACAACCCGCGTTGCGCCGTGGCGTACTGGACCGGCAAGCGCTTCGCCGAAGAAGTGGTGCAGGCCATGAACCAGGCGGTCGATCACTATGCCCGGCAAGTGCCCGGGCAACCCCTACACCTGGTCGGCTACTCCGGCGGCGGCGCCATCGCCGCACTGCTGGCGGCGCGCCGGGGCGACGTGGCCAGCCTGCGCACCGTGGCGGGCAATCTCGATGTCGTCGAGTTCAACCGGTTGCACAGGACCACCCCCATGCCCGCGTCACTCAACCCGATCGACCAGGCTGCCAGGCTGCGCGCGCTGCCGCAGATTCACTTCCATGGCACCGCCGACCGCGTCGTGCCTGGCATGATCGCCGAACGATTCGCACAGGCTGTGGCGGGCGACTGCACGCAAGTGCGTGCGGTTCCCGGGGTGGGTCATGGTGGTGACTGGGCGGCGCGCTGGCCAGGCCTCCTCGCCGAGCCCGTGCGCTGCCAGCATGGGCGCTAG